One Primulina eburnea isolate SZY01 chromosome 4, ASM2296580v1, whole genome shotgun sequence genomic window, tatatgttgttcttgacatgttagacaacgtagaatcgaagtcagattaagaaacggactgaatatagaattgttatgattttcagaatgagattgactagaattgatgtcagacttgtacggtggttgattgtaaattattggaattagtaTATACTGGTGTGGTATCACCGATATCGCAGGATTGTATTGTTGTACCGTTAGAATTTGATAAGAAAGAGatgtcgtgatttgattagaatattgatacagtatattgtcattgccagattgaacagtgaccgACTTTGagtcaagacttcgattgtattagagcgacagcaagaaaggtataaataaatgttgattcgaaattgcacaactcaagttaggtttgacttgagtttcccaaattcacatactttattttattgcattgatatttgcagattatcagattgatatgtttagtctattgaatgatagcagagccagagtttgaggctagggcagatcagcctagctaggtcagaaccgccgagtctttgtcagaaccgctgagactctagacttacggtgtatcgatgagcttagatgtagatcgacttatattgtagacattcgatatagcatgccgaagtctaaattagatcgggatccctaggttagaaaaaagttaagataagataacaagtcattgacttaaatacagattcgtattgattcatgtagtcagattggatacatgttttaatgattgcttatgcttttacatatgttttatatgattgcattgatatattgtttatactgggatatttatatctcaccggagttatccggctgttgtcttgtctgtatgtgtgcatggcaacaggtgggacaggttcaaggtcacagaggtgaagaaagatcgagattagagtggagacttcggacttggactagagataggatttaaacacttgatagttagttgttgaacctgagatgtaaatgaTTGTATGCTGTattagatttatacttttataccgatatgtataggagtttgattccattacgttccgcatttttaaaaaaaaaaatttagaccctgtttaatttaattgattaaattagtttcaatgacgattaagaagatgattaacgtccgggtccccacactggtCGTTTGGTTATATTGATGTTGCGTAGAAGTAGACCGCCTTCTATTGCTTAGATTCGAATTACATGACCAAAGTCcgggaataagaacgtaccgccaccccgaatgaaagagtaggtgggagatttgttacatttgtagagcccaaaatcagtatacgtaaaacccgtgcatttatttaatttgttaaattaattatttaagtttaaaatgattttagaaatgcatgatttatgaaatttcattactttaattatttatgtttatttgatgcacgttaaaatgttttctcaagTTTATGTTTCAAGCGAatattcgaagcgggatcgagAGAAAGAGACCGGAgatgattttggcaattttaaaatgtggtattttatttcaagtcaagaaaatgacacttttaaatgatttatgaagttttaacatttttaaagtctaatttaaatattaggtgattttaagattttaaacttttaaagtttatcaattgtggattttattttaattaggagattttagtaaatttattatGGGATTAGAATTTTATTAACTTGATAATTGGTTTAACATTTTAATTGgcatgattaattaattaattaaacaaatattcccttaattaaaacacacacacaccttATACTTCCCAATTATGTGGATGCAAACACCCCACACACTACACACAAATATTCACGTAtacacacaccacacacataAACATTACTTGGTCAATTCCTTTACTCTATTATGGTAAGAGGAGAAGAGAAGTTTTCTTGAAACTCTCTTTCTGCAGCCTCCTTATCACCATTTTCCTTTAAAATTTCCTTCAATAATCCTTCGTTGATTTAGCAGCAAAAATTGTTCCTCAAGACGCCCGGATCATTTTCGCACCGTGTCGCTTCGATATTCACCGTATCGTGAGTTTTAAAGatcaaagacatgtatattctttcgttttatgcatcgatctcgtcatagtaGATATTTTGATGTATGTTATGCGTGAAATTTGATTGTTATGAGAAAACTTTAAGCGATTATGCATTGAATCGATTTCTGAAACATTTAGGATCTCAAAACACGAGTTTGCTGTAATTTTAAAAACTGTGACTTTTTGGTCGATATTCTGAAAAAACTTTCACCGtataaaacgtagaactttttgataccttcgatttgacagtaaattcaaaatatttagctaagaaacgagtgagttatggttgtTTTCGGATGACTGCTCATGAAACAACTCACTCCCATGACAATAACATTTAACAGAAATAACGTACGCGGAAGCATTTCATTTAAAAGGGAAAGAACCGTATATCCtttatttcataaacatttccaACACTAATGTACATGGTCATTTACACAATATCATTCAAACCTATAGTTAAAAACCAACACATTCAACAAAATACATGATACTTTAAACTTTCACATGTTCCCTCTACCCCAAATAAAAGAAACATGATAAAAAGTCTTTCCCCATGGCATTATTTATGACTTCTCCTGCCTCGGACAATCCTTCAATCCtttttatcacctgcatcacatgacattaactagaatgagataaaactcagtaagCAGAAAGTTgtacataacaaatacatatacatggcTTGGCTTGAAACATGGCTATGGAAATGGCAATGAAAATCGAACAATACCATCTTCAATGAATAATACATCATCAAGGCAATATAGATGGCATAACATGGCATGAATTAAAGAAAAGGAAATGATAGTCATGTGACCTGTGGATAGTATatctttgatatataaatatatcaaaactgtgagagatactcataatcatgtgattggccaatgacatgcatgaattactatcattccttggCTTTAATCATCGGAAACTTCATTGGGACATTTTAGCAAACACTTGGTAAGCAACAATAGAGTACTAGCTCCTTATCAATGAATTCAATGATATTCTTGGCTCAATGAACAAATAACAACAATACATACATCAATAATCTAACAATGGAAGGAGCTAGACATCAATAAACATgccttatatacatatatatcatgtgagcattAGAAGGAAAAGCTTCTACTTACAACCAATCCAACAATATGGTGGCTATGATAAACTTGAATGATTcctacaaacatcaaaacaataataaccaaaaaTTATCTATATTAATCTAAGATATCCATCAATTCAACTTAACCCTTCAACCATCCAAACCCTTCAAACTCCAAAATAATAGAACTCTTACCTTGTATCTTGGAGGAATAGGTAGAAACCACTAAGAAGTCAACTAAAATCCTTGCACTTGGAGTAGAGAAATGTAGGAAAGCAAACTATGAGAGAAAATGGCATGAAACGATTTTAAGGAAAAGGGAGAAGGTTAGAATGAAGTAGAGGCCTCTAGAATCATGTTATAAGCCATCAGAATCCATCAAAACCGTGTTTTCAATGCCATAGACATGGACCCCGTGCCCCCCTCCGTGtataggtccgtgtacactcgggaaaTCACTCATTTTGCATGGTCGGacccggaccccgtgtaggggtccgtgtaccctctgCCAGGGGCCAAAACTGCAATTTTTCTTCCGAATTAGCcaaagtggtaaacatgaaagttatagCCCTATGTGTTTGCTTGAACCCCTCCagatttcaggtcatttggaggtctgagtaaaacgttatgcccattctcccaacatgtgtcagtgcaggaacaacgaaacacacgacacactttgggtcacttttggctcgtcttccctaatgatttatACAAAACTCAAAGTAAGAAAGTTATAGCTTTATATCTTttctttctaatggaagtggcctcacctcaattggatcaataaacaaaacattatactaaaaaccacaactactgccacatttgTCATACCATTTCTGCACTTCCATTTTCTATTTAGCTCAAaatcaactttctattctacccattcatTTCCATAATCATCACCAACTATGAACATAATACCAAAACAATAACCATTCCAATAAAGATATCCAAAACCAGTAACCAttcaacataatctcaaccagtaaagcataaaacatgatcataacaataataaaccataaggattaacatgataaaacgttgggctattacaatctcccctccttataaaaatttcgtccccgaaatttgcTTATCGTTGAATAAATTGGGATAACGATGTTTCATTTCTTCCTCCGGTTCCCAAGTCGCCTCTTCAATCATATGATTCCGCCATACAACTTTTACAATACCAATCTCTCTATTTCTTAATTCTTTTACCttgcgatcaagaatttgaaccGGTACTTCTTCGTAGCTTAGGTTAGGTAAAAGATCTAATGATTCATGTCGAAGAACATGAGATGGATTGGGAAGATATTTGCGTAGCATagacacatgaaagacattgTGCATTCGATCCAAGTATGGTGGCAATGCAAGACGATAGGCTCGGTCTCCAATCTTATCGAGGATTTCAAAcggcccaatgtatcgaggacttAACTTAGCTTtattgccaaaccgcatcactcCCTTAAAAGGGgctattttaataaaaacatgatcATCTACCTCGAATGTCAAAGGTCGTCGACGTACATCAGCGTAACTTTTCTGTCTAGACTAGACAGTCTTCATGCTTTCTTGGATCAATGCCACaacatctgctgtttgttgaaccAACTCCGGGCCCAACATCTTCCTTTCACCTACTTTTTCCAGTATAATGGAGATCGGCACCTTcttccatataaagcttcataaGGTGCCATGCCGATTGAAGATTGTTAGCTGTTGTTATACGTAAATTcgacaagaggcaatttggaatcccaactTCCTGGGAAGTCAATTGTACAAGCTCGTTACATATCTTCCAGAATTTGAATTACCCTTTCGGATTGCccgtcactctgaggatgatatgctgtgCTAAAGGCCAACTTGGTGCCCaaggctctgtgcaaactcttctaGAACTCAGAAGTAAACCTTGGGTCACGATCATATATAATTGATACAGGTATTCCATGAAGTCTTACAATTTCAGCTACATAAATTTCAGCATATTGGTTCATTGTAAACGTTATCTTTACTGGAAGAAAATGAGCTGACTTGGTTAACCGgtcaacaatcacccatatgGAGTTGTAACCCTTTGGTGTTCTTGGAAGTCCCGTTACGAAGTCCATGGTtatgtgttcccatttccattgaggtaTAGGGATAGATAGCAAAGTTCCCGCAGGTCtttgatgctcaatcttaacctgctgacaggttagacattcagaaataaataacatgatatctttcttcatacctggccaccaataaagaaTTCGAAGATCTTGATACATTTTGGTACTGCCAGGATGAACTGAATATGGAGCTGTATGAGCTTCAATAAGTATATCTTTCCGAATGTCATTACCCCTAGGAACACAAATTCTACCTCGAAAGGCCAATAAACCATCACGATTCAAACCAAATTCAGAAACTCCtgttaaatcatttttattctTCAACTCTAATAACTGAATATCCAATTGTTGATCCTTTAGAATACGATCAATAAAACTAGAGCGAAGAACTAGTGCAGATAACTTATCTACTGTACCTGGAGATACCAGAGTTATTTCGTTCCTTTGCAATCGAGTAATAACGGTTTCTGAATCATGGAACTCAATAAACAACTGGATTTATGGCTTAaagcatctgcaacaacattagcttttccaggatgatagctaatggtgcaatcatagtcttttatCAGTTCCAACCACctccgctgcctcatattcaattctttctgcgaaaacagataactcaaacttttatgatctgtAAAAATTTCACATTTCTCACCATGTAAataatgtcgccaaatctttaagACGAATACCACAGCCGCCAACTCCaaatcatgtgtgggataattcttctcgtattcTTTtagctgacgagaagcataagcaatcacttTCCCACGTTGCATCAACACAGCACCTAAACACTGCTTTGAGGCATCTGTATATACAACAAAGTCCTCAGTACCACAAGGAAGTACTAATACAGGGGCAGAAGTTAACTTATCTTTCAAGGTTTGGAATGCTTGTTGGCATTCTATGGTCCATTCAAATTTAATGATCTTTCGTGTCAAGCTTGTCAATGGCAATGCTATTTTCGAGAAGTCTGCTATGAATCGtctgtaatatcctgccaaaccaagaaaactccataTCTCTGAAACTGTCTTTGGAATGGACCATTGCTTAATAACTTCAATCTTGGATGGATCGACTGATATTCCTTCTTTTGACACAATATGGCCCAAAAACGCCACTTGctctaaccaaaactcacatttctttaaCTTCGCATATAATTGCTTTTCTCTTAATGTCTGTAATATGATCCTCGAATTCTCCCTATGAGTTCTCGTGTCTTCGAGTGGatcagaatgtcatcaataaaaccAATGACAAAAGTATTCAAATACGGCTTaaagacacgattcatcaaatccataaacactgaaggagcattagttaaTCCAAACAACGtcaccaaaaattcataatggccataccttgTTCTAAAAGCGGTCTTGGGTATGTCCTCCGTTTTTACTTTCaattgatgatatccggatcgaagatcgatttttgaaaatacagtggccccttgcaattgatcaaaaagATCGGCGATTCGAGGTAAAGGATATTTATTTTCAATAGTTACCTTGTTGAgttctcgataatcaatgcataacctcaatgatccatccttctttttcacgaacaaaaccggagctccccatggCGAGGAACTAGGACGGATAAAccctttatctaatagctcctgcaattgattcttcaattctttcattttagttggagccattctgtacggagctttaGAAATCGGGGTTGTACCTGGaatcaattcaataacaaactctacctcTCGATCAGGAGGTAAGCCAGGCACATCATCAGCAAATACGTCAGGATATTCCTGAACCACATCAATATCCTGAATTTGCAAATTACTGTCCCTATTCACATCCGATACTAAGGCCAGAAAACCAGTACACCCCTTATTCAATAATTTTGTAGCTTGTAGACAAGAAACAAGGGGAATACTGAGCGATGAACCTAGCCCAACAAATTCAACACTATCATTATCACCAGTTAAAAACTTCACGGTCTTTTCCACACAATCAATAACGGCACGATAAGCGTATAACCAATCCATACCCAAAATaacatcgaaagcaaccatCGGAATTACAATAAAATCAGCATACAACAATCTCAAACCTATCTATACTGGACATGCCTTAAGAATACTTGTAGGACAAATTTCATCACCAGAAGGCAACATAATATTGAATTGTAAAGGCATGATAGTAGGCTCGCGAGATAAGGAGTGCATAAATACTTCAGACATAAAGGAATGagttgcaccagtatcaatcattGTAAGTGCTTCCTTTCCAGATATTATAATATTAGCTGATATGACTGAAGAATCAGGATTGGCTCCTTCTTTTGTCATCGTAAAGGTTCTTCCTTGAACTTTTCCTTTATCAGAGGAGAGAGGACATTTTTGTGCGGTATGCCCCATTTCTTTGCACCGATAACATCGGCCACTTCCAACCAGACACTCACCTTAGTGTAgcttgccacacttagggcATAACGATCGCTCCACATCTGAAGAAGGCACGGAAGGTTTATTGCGTTGCTCCATTTTGCCCTTTCCTTTGTATCCACCTCGAGTACTAGCACTTGCACCTTGCCCTCTAGTTTGAAAAGCTTGTCTTCTTAATTGTCGCTCCTTTTCAATTTCCTGTTCATCGTGTTCAGCAAGTAAGGCTCTTTCCACAATGTCTGGATAAGTGATCACTTTTGCCATATGCACATCCCTTCGAATTTCCAGTTTCAACCCACGAAGGAAGTGTCTTCCTTTGTCTTTATCATTTTCAGCAATAAATGGAACAAACACGCATCCTTCTTCATATTTCAATATATACTCAGCAACAGACAAGGAATCTTGGCTCAATGCAAGAAATTCTTTAACTTTCTTTGCTTTAACTTCTCTTGAAAAGTACTTGGCATAAAATAACTCTTTGAAATCATCCCATTTTAACTCGCGAACATTGACAGTCACTTTCGTAGCTTCCCACCAGATGCGAGCAGCTTTCACTAGCATAAACACAGAATAGCTCACTCTATCTCGATCAGTGAACTTCAAATAGTCAAATGTAGCCTCCAAATATTTAACTCATTCAAGAGCTACGAGTGGATCGGCACCACCGACAAATTTGGGAGGATTTATACGCCTGAACAATTCATAAGAACTACCTTCGGTGCTTTCCCCTCTACTCTGTCCTCTTCCTTGACCATGACCCTGGGTTGAGGTATGCAGGCTCAACAACTGTTGAATTTGTTCACCATGAACTTTCGCATGTTCTTGTATTAATCTACTGAATTCATCTACAACGTTGGTAGTCCTATCAGTAGTAGGGGTCCTATCATCCCCTTCAGTAACCTTTCGTTTAGGAGGCATTTCCTACACGTAAGCTCACTTTAACAAAGATAGGAAGAAAGAATACAtcaataacaatggaatatgatcAACTCTCAATGTAAAAATCAATAGATGCAGGATCGAAAACAAATTGGATTGTCCTAGGTAGAATAAGTCATATACGGTCCAAGAACTTtcactctgataccaactgaaacaacCCACTCCCATGACAATAACATTTAACAGAAATAACGTACGCGGAAGTATTTCATTTAAAAGGGAAAGAACAGTATATCCTTTACATCATAAACATTTCCAACACTAATGTAAATGGTCATTTACACACTATCATTCAAACCTATAGTTAAAAACAACACATTCAACAAAATACATGATACTTTAAAATTTCACATGTTCCCTCTACCCCAAATAAAAGAAACATGATAAAAAGTCTTTCCCCATGGCATTATATAAGACTTCTCCTGCCTCGGACAATCCTTCAATCCtttttatcacctgcatcacatgacattaactagaatgagataaaactcagtaagCAGAAAGTTGtatataacaaatacatatacatggcTTGGCTTGAAACATGGCTATGGAAATGGCAATGAAAATCGAACAATACCATCTTCAATGAATAATACATCATCAAGGCAATATAGATGGCATAACATGGCATGAATTAAAGAAAAGGAAATGATAGTCATGTGACCTGTGGATAGTATATCtttgataaataaatatatcaaaactgtgagagatactcataatcatgtgattggccaatgacatgcatgaattactatcattccttggCTTTAATCATCGGAAACTTCATTGGGACATTTTAGCAAACACTTGGTAAGCAACAATAGAGTACTAGCTCCTTATCAATGAATTCAATGATATTCTTGGCTCAATGaacaaataacaatacatacatcAATAATCTAACAATGGAAGGAGCTAGACATCAATAAACATggcttatatacatatatatcatgtgagcattAGAAGGAAAAGCTTCTACTTACAACCAATCCAACAATATGGTGGCTATGATAAACTTGAATGATTCCTACAAACATCaacacaataataaccaacaattaTCAATATTAATCTAAGAAATCCATCAATTCAACTTAACCCTTCAATCATCCAAACCCTTCTAAACTCCAAAATAATAGAATTCTTACCTTGTATCTTGGAGGAATAGGTAGAAACCACTAAGAAGTCAACTAAAATCCTTGCACTTGGAGTAGAGAAATGTAGGAAAGAAAACTATGAGAGAAAATGGCATGAAACGATGTTAAGGAAAAGGGAGAAGGTTAGAATGAAGTAGAGGCCTCTAGAATCATGTTATAAGCCATCAGAATCCATCAAAAACGTGTTTTCTATGccatagacacggaccccgtgcccccctccgtgtataggtccgtgtacactcgggaaaTCTCTCGTTTTGCATGGCCGGacccggaccccgtgtaggggtctgtgcatgggtccgtgtaccctctgCCAGGGGCCACAACTGCAATTTTTCTTCCGCATTAGCcaaagtggtaaacatgaaagttgtagccctatgtgtttTCTTGAACCCCTCCAAATTGCGGGTCATTTGGAGGTTTGAGTAAAAacttatgcccattctcccaacatgtgtcagtgcaggaacaacgaaacacacgacacacttcgggtcacttttggctcgtcttccctaatgatttaaacaaaactcaaaataagaaagttatagccttatatattatctttctaatggaagtggcCTCACCTCAATttgatcaatatacaaaacattatactaaaaaccacaactactgcacATTTGTCATACCATTTCTGCACTTCCATTTTCTATTTAGCTCAAAATCAAGTTTCTATTCTAGCCGTTCATTTCCAtaatcatctccactatgaacATAATACCAAAACAATAATCATTCCAATAAAGATGTCCATAACCAGTAACCATTCAACATATTCTCAACCAGTAAAGcataaaacatgatcataacaa contains:
- the LOC140830108 gene encoding uncharacterized protein, with product MVAFDVILGMDWLYAYRAVIDCVEKTVKFLTGDNDSVEFVGLGSSLSIPLVSCLQATKLLNKGCTGFLALVSDVNRDSNLQIQDIDVVQEYPDVFADDVPGLPPDREVEFVIELIPEQVAFLGHIVSKEGISVDPSKIEVIKQWSIPKTVSEIWSFLGLAGYYRRFIADFSKIALPLTSLTRKIIKFEWTIECQQAFQTLKDKLTSAPVLVLPCGTEDFVVYTDASKQCLGAVLMQRGKVIAYASRQLKEYEKNYPTHDLELAAVVKIEHQRPAGTLLSIPIPQWKWEHITMDFVTGLPRTPKGYNSIWVIVDRLTKSAHFLPVKITFTMNQYAEIYVAEIEVGIPNCLLSNLRITTANNLQSAWHLMKLYMEEGADLHYTGKSR
- the LOC140830109 gene encoding uncharacterized protein, whose translation is MPPKRKVTEGDDRTPTTDRTTNVVDEFSRLIQEHAKVHGEQIQQLLSLHTSTQGHGQGRGQSRGESTEGSSYELFRRINPPKFVGGADPLFTDRDRVSYSVFMLVKAARIWWEATKVTVNVRELKWDDFKELFYAKYFSREVKAKKVKEFLALSQDSLSVAEYILKYEEGCVFVPFIAENDKDKGRHFLRGLKLEIRRDVHMAKVITYPDIVERALLAEHDEQEIEKERQLRRQAFQTRGQGASASTRGGYKGKGKMEQRNKPSVPSSDVERSLCPKCGKLH